TGTTCGGGTTGACCTTCGTGGTGGCGGCAACTTGCGCCGCCGTGGGCAGCTTGTCGCCCTCGGTCAGCGCCCCCATGCGCAGGGCCTGCTCCACCTGCTGGACGATCTGGAGGTAGGCGGGCAGGCCGCTGCGGCGTTCGATGCGGAACACGACCACGGTGCCGCCTCCTTGATCGTTCGGGGTGTCGTTTTCAGCCTAGGGGGTGTCCGGCCCTGATCCGCCGGACACCCCTAGGGGGTGGGTGATCCGGTTCAGAGCGCCGACTGCCGGGTCCAGCGCAGGAAGGCGCCCACGAGAAGCGCGCTCAGCCCCAGGAAGACCCCCGCGGCGGTCCACTGCATGCCCGCCATCTGGCCGTGGTCGAAGTACTCCCAGACCGAGTTGACGATCCCGAGCGAGGCCCGGCAGCTCTCGGGCGAGGTCTCGTGCACGCAGGTGCCCCAGCCGTAGAGCTTGCCGGAGGCGGTCCCGATCCACTGGTCCACCTGTACCGCGTGCTCGAGCGCGGCCGGCTGGGCGCCGCCCAGCGGATAGGCGAGCATCCGGGGCGTGGCGAGCCGCTCCCGGAGCAGCCCCGCCCCGAACAGGGCGGTGCCCGCGATCACGAAGGTGGCCGTCATGGCCGGGACGGCCCGGCGGGCCAGCGCCCCGGTCATGATGCCGAGCGAGGTGGTGAACAGGGCCGTGGCCACCAGGACCGGGCCGGTCGCCTCGAACACCGAGCCGTTCAGCCAGTCTTCGGGCGCGAGCGGTCCGACGGAGTGCCACCACCAGGAGTAGAGCAGGCTCAGGATCAAGGTCGGGACCGCCGCCAGGACCAGGGCGAAGCACAGCTTCCACAGCAGCCAGCGGCTCCGGGGGACGGACTGGGTGGTGACCAGCCGCGCCGTTCCGTGCTCCTTGTCGGCGGCGATCAGCGGGGCGCCGAGGAACACGCCGAGCAGCAGCGGCAGGTAACCCAGCCAGCTGCCGAAGGAGTTGAGGTCGTTGGCGGCCCGGTTGTACACCTCGCCGTCGATGGGCCGGGCGGACGTGGCGTGCCAGCCGGTGGCGTGCAGGGTGTCCAGCATCGCGGCGCGCTGGTGGACGATGAAGGCCGCGCCGATGAGGGTCACGGCGGCGCAGGCTATGAGGGCGGTGCGGTGCTGGTGCACCAGGAGCCAGGCGAGCCCGCGCAGCCGGCGGGGGCGGGCGGCTGCGGTGTCCTGGCGGGGGGCGGCCGGGTGGCGGGCGGCCTCGTGGGGGGTGGCCGGGCTGGGCGTGGCCGGGCTGGGCGTGCTCATGCCGCGGGCTCCTCTCGGTGCAGGGGGACGGCGGTGGGGGAGAGCAGCGCGGGGGCCTCGGGCGAGCGGAGGTAGGCGAGCAGCACCTCCTCCATGCTCGGCTCCGCCAGCTGCCACGCGTCGTCCAGCGGGCCCTGGCGGCGGACCAGCGCGGTGAAGTGGCGTCCGGAGGTGCGTACTTCGATGAGGGTGTGGTGGTGCAGGGCGGCGGGCAGCCCCTGGTCCGTGCTCACCCCGGTGACCAGGGTGTGCATGGGAACCAGCTCGTCGGCCTCGCCCGCCATGCGGACGCGGCCGTCGGCGAGTACGAGTACGTAGTCACACATGTGCTCGATCTCGCTGAGCAGGTGGGAGGACATCAGTACGGTGGTCCCGTGCTCGGCCGCCTCCGACAGGAGCAGGGCGCCCATCTCGTCCCGGGCCACCGGATCGAGGTCGGCCATCGGCTCGTCCAGCAGGAGGACGTCGGGGCGCTTGCCGAAGGCGAGCGCGAAGGCCACACGGGTGCGCTGGCCGCCCGACAGGTCCCCCACGCGGGCGTTCGGCGGCACCATCCCGGAGCGGACGATCCGCTCGGCCACCGCCTGGTCCCAGGCCGGGTTGAGCTCCTGCCCCAGTCGCAGGGTCTGCGCCACGGTGAACCGGTTGAACAGCGGCTTGTCCTGGGCGAGGTAGGCCCACCGGGGCATGGCGCGGGGGCTGCCGGCGGGGGCGCCGAAGATCCGCAGCTCACCGGCCGAGGGCTGCGCGAGGCCGGCCGCGAGGCTCAGCAGGGTGCTCTTGCCCGCGCCGTTGGGCCCCACCAGGGCGGTGATGCGGCCCGCGGGGATCCGGAAG
The Streptomyces sp. NBC_00091 genome window above contains:
- a CDS encoding ABC transporter permease — translated: MSTPSPATPSPATPHEAARHPAAPRQDTAAARPRRLRGLAWLLVHQHRTALIACAAVTLIGAAFIVHQRAAMLDTLHATGWHATSARPIDGEVYNRAANDLNSFGSWLGYLPLLLGVFLGAPLIAADKEHGTARLVTTQSVPRSRWLLWKLCFALVLAAVPTLILSLLYSWWWHSVGPLAPEDWLNGSVFEATGPVLVATALFTTSLGIMTGALARRAVPAMTATFVIAGTALFGAGLLRERLATPRMLAYPLGGAQPAALEHAVQVDQWIGTASGKLYGWGTCVHETSPESCRASLGIVNSVWEYFDHGQMAGMQWTAAGVFLGLSALLVGAFLRWTRQSAL
- a CDS encoding ABC transporter ATP-binding protein → MTTSGAADSRWALEARGLGKKYRRGWALEDCSFRIPAGRITALVGPNGAGKSTLLSLAAGLAQPSAGELRIFGAPAGSPRAMPRWAYLAQDKPLFNRFTVAQTLRLGQELNPAWDQAVAERIVRSGMVPPNARVGDLSGGQRTRVAFALAFGKRPDVLLLDEPMADLDPVARDEMGALLLSEAAEHGTTVLMSSHLLSEIEHMCDYVLVLADGRVRMAGEADELVPMHTLVTGVSTDQGLPAALHHHTLIEVRTSGRHFTALVRRQGPLDDAWQLAEPSMEEVLLAYLRSPEAPALLSPTAVPLHREEPAA